A genome region from Sphingobacteriaceae bacterium GW460-11-11-14-LB5 includes the following:
- a CDS encoding glutamyl-tRNA amidotransferase: MISNTIDQEIKKAMLAKNNAQLRGLRAIKAALLLAKTEKGSSEEITEETELKILQKLIKQRRESADIYKQQNREDLYQVEEEEIEVINQFLPKQLDRAEVAAIIEAVIKQSGATSVKDMGKVMGMANKELAGKADGKLIAEIVKEKLA; encoded by the coding sequence ATGATTTCAAACACAATAGATCAGGAAATAAAAAAAGCCATGTTGGCTAAAAACAATGCACAGTTAAGAGGTTTAAGAGCCATAAAAGCTGCTTTACTTTTAGCTAAAACAGAAAAAGGATCTTCAGAAGAAATTACTGAAGAAACTGAACTTAAAATCCTTCAGAAACTGATTAAACAACGCCGCGAATCTGCTGATATTTACAAGCAACAAAATCGCGAAGATTTGTATCAGGTGGAAGAAGAAGAAATTGAAGTGATTAACCAATTTTTGCCAAAACAGTTAGATAGGGCAGAAGTTGCTGCAATTATCGAAGCTGTAATCAAACAATCCGGTGCTACATCGGTTAAGGATATGGGGAAGGTAATGGGCATGGCAAATAAAGAACTTGCAGGTAAAGCTGATGGTAAATTAATTGCGGAGATTGTTAAAGAAAAACTGGCTTAA
- a CDS encoding NAD(P)-dependent oxidoreductase — translation MSKIALITGATSGIGEACAQTFAQQGYNLILLARREDRLAKIAHHLEDKYAITIKQVFADVRDKESLAAALEVLPAEWKKVDVLINNAGLSQGLDPIDKGDTNDWDTMIDTNVKGLLYVTKIVSNWMIPNQSGHIINIGSIAGKEVYPNGNVYCASKHAVDALSKGMRIDLLPHGIKVTEINPGMVETEFSVVRFKGDEDRAKKVYENLEPLIADDIADAIWYVVSRPKHVNINDMLIMPTAQATATIINRV, via the coding sequence ATGTCTAAAATCGCATTAATTACAGGCGCAACTTCTGGTATTGGCGAAGCTTGTGCACAAACATTTGCCCAGCAAGGTTACAATCTCATATTATTGGCCCGCAGAGAAGATCGGTTGGCTAAAATTGCCCATCACTTAGAAGATAAATACGCCATTACCATTAAACAGGTTTTTGCCGATGTTCGCGATAAAGAAAGTCTTGCCGCTGCTCTGGAAGTTTTACCTGCCGAGTGGAAAAAAGTTGATGTTTTGATTAACAATGCAGGCCTGAGCCAGGGTTTAGATCCAATTGATAAAGGCGATACAAACGATTGGGATACCATGATTGATACCAATGTGAAAGGTTTGCTTTATGTAACTAAAATTGTTTCCAACTGGATGATACCAAACCAATCTGGTCATATTATTAACATTGGTTCTATTGCCGGAAAAGAAGTTTATCCAAATGGAAACGTATATTGTGCGAGTAAACATGCTGTTGATGCTTTGAGCAAAGGTATGCGTATCGATTTACTGCCCCACGGCATAAAAGTGACCGAAATTAATCCGGGTATGGTAGAAACCGAATTTTCGGTGGTGCGATTTAAAGGAGATGAAGACCGGGCGAAAAAGGTATACGAAAACCTGGAGCCCCTAATTGCCGATGATATTGCCGATGCCATTTGGTATGTAGTAAGCAGGCCTAAACATGTTAACATTAACGATATGTTGATTATGCCAACTGCACAGGCTACCGCAACGATTATAAATAGAGTATAA
- a CDS encoding porin: MIRKLSLILSLFMVSTTAFAQNWGGGIDDEDWSFGFNFQYISAEYKILKKQNWRSPFYEVPNSLDPSYDPNSGIPVTSTLNAISSPPSQGFGLGFVMNRMIADNFDIRATPSLIFSDRVVTYEYEPMAPINVGNGQTKNFQTVVERKVQATMFEFPLGLKVKSNRMNNFRAYWLGGAKYSIDIASKKKTFDEGETPVNKFLKNKRNYLSYETGIGFDIYFEYFKMSPEIKLSYSTSDLLQHDNTVYANPIDKLKLRQLTFSLIFQ; the protein is encoded by the coding sequence ATGATCAGAAAATTAAGCCTCATTCTTTCACTTTTTATGGTTTCTACAACCGCCTTTGCTCAAAATTGGGGTGGTGGAATAGACGATGAAGATTGGAGTTTTGGTTTTAATTTCCAGTATATCTCGGCCGAATACAAAATCCTTAAAAAGCAAAACTGGCGATCGCCTTTTTATGAGGTGCCAAATTCGCTTGATCCTTCTTACGATCCAAATTCGGGTATTCCGGTTACGTCAACCTTAAATGCCATTTCTAGTCCACCGTCTCAAGGTTTTGGGCTGGGTTTTGTGATGAATAGAATGATTGCTGATAACTTTGATATCAGGGCAACGCCCTCTCTTATTTTTAGTGACAGGGTAGTCACTTACGAGTACGAACCCATGGCGCCGATTAATGTAGGGAACGGCCAGACGAAAAACTTTCAAACCGTAGTAGAACGAAAAGTGCAGGCCACGATGTTCGAATTTCCCTTAGGTTTAAAAGTAAAGTCGAACCGGATGAACAATTTTAGGGCCTATTGGTTAGGCGGTGCTAAATATTCGATAGATATAGCTTCGAAAAAGAAAACCTTCGATGAAGGAGAAACACCCGTAAATAAGTTTTTAAAAAATAAAAGAAATTACCTGTCGTACGAAACAGGTATTGGTTTCGATATTTATTTCGAGTATTTCAAAATGTCGCCCGAAATAAAACTGTCGTATTCAACCAGCGATTTGCTTCAGCACGATAATACGGTTTACGCTAATCCGATAGATAAGTTGAAATTACGTCAATTAACATTCAGTTTGATTTTTCAATAG
- a CDS encoding bifunctional demethylmenaquinone methyltransferase/2-methoxy-6-polyprenyl-1,4-benzoquinol methylase: MMNQNITPYQVEDATKKEQVATMFNNISGTYDFLNHFLSLGIDVLWRKKAIKELVSIHPRTLLDVATGTGDFAFEAIKKLHPEKVIGVDISEGMLEVAKKKINERSLNEVFTVQVGDSEGLHFENDTFDAITCAYGVRNFENLEKGLTDMYRVLKPNGKMVILEFSKPKVFPVKQLYSFYFKQVTPFFGKLFSKDHRAYTYLPESVAAFPDGEDFTNLMEKVGFKSTKQRILTFGISSIYVGTK; encoded by the coding sequence ATCATGAATCAGAATATCACCCCATACCAAGTAGAAGATGCAACTAAAAAAGAGCAGGTTGCAACCATGTTTAACAACATTTCCGGCACTTACGATTTTTTAAACCATTTTCTTTCTTTAGGCATTGATGTATTATGGCGCAAGAAAGCGATTAAAGAACTGGTTTCCATCCACCCGCGAACCTTGCTTGATGTAGCAACAGGAACTGGCGATTTTGCTTTCGAAGCCATTAAAAAGCTTCATCCCGAAAAGGTAATTGGTGTTGATATTTCTGAAGGCATGTTAGAAGTAGCCAAAAAGAAAATTAACGAACGTAGTTTAAACGAAGTTTTTACCGTTCAGGTAGGCGATTCTGAAGGCCTACACTTCGAAAATGATACTTTTGATGCCATTACCTGCGCCTATGGTGTGCGTAACTTCGAAAATCTCGAAAAAGGATTAACGGATATGTACCGCGTATTAAAACCCAATGGAAAAATGGTGATCCTGGAATTTTCGAAACCGAAGGTTTTTCCGGTAAAACAATTGTATAGTTTTTATTTTAAACAGGTAACACCTTTCTTTGGGAAACTGTTTTCTAAAGACCACAGGGCTTATACCTATTTGCCAGAGTCGGTAGCTGCTTTTCCAGATGGAGAAGATTTTACCAACCTGATGGAAAAAGTTGGCTTTAAAAGTACCAAACAAAGAATTTTAACGTTTGGAATAAGTTCGATATATGTAGGAACCAAATGA
- a CDS encoding YihA family ribosome biogenesis GTP-binding protein yields the protein MIIKTATFVCSNTQISALPVPTMPEYAFIGRSNVGKSSLINMLVNQHGLAKTSQRPGKTQLINHFLINEKWYIVDLPGYGYAKVSKTSREKWEKFIRAYITKRESLQCVFVLIDSRLEPQGIDIEFCYWLGEKQIPFSLIFTKADKQGMTTTQKNVAAFKKKLGEFFEEIPATFITSAEKGNGKDDVLNFIYEVNKDFVVPTDYKKF from the coding sequence ATGATTATCAAAACGGCAACATTTGTTTGCAGCAACACCCAGATTTCGGCACTACCGGTACCAACTATGCCCGAATATGCATTTATTGGCCGCTCTAACGTGGGTAAATCTTCATTAATCAATATGTTGGTTAATCAACATGGATTAGCTAAAACCTCTCAGCGTCCGGGGAAAACACAATTAATTAACCACTTTCTGATAAACGAGAAATGGTATATTGTCGATTTACCGGGTTATGGTTATGCCAAGGTTTCTAAAACCAGCAGAGAGAAATGGGAGAAATTTATCCGCGCCTATATCACCAAAAGAGAAAGTTTACAATGTGTTTTTGTTTTGATAGACAGCCGTTTGGAGCCGCAGGGAATTGATATTGAATTTTGTTATTGGTTAGGTGAAAAACAGATCCCGTTTTCGTTAATTTTTACCAAAGCTGATAAACAAGGTATGACCACCACCCAGAAAAATGTAGCCGCCTTTAAGAAAAAATTAGGTGAATTTTTCGAGGAGATCCCGGCCACCTTTATCACTTCTGCAGAAAAAGGCAACGGAAAAGATGATGTTTTAAATTTCATCTATGAGGTAAATAAAGATTTTGTTGTTCCGACAGATTATAAGAAGTTTTAA
- a CDS encoding 4-hydroxybenzoate octaprenyltransferase translates to MKKYFSLVLFAHSVFALPFAMIGFFLGVTTTENPFSWYKLILVLLCMVFARNSAMAFNRYLDRNIDAKNPRTKMRDIPAGKVSANEALIFVIANCVLFAITTYFINPLCFYLSPVALFVVLFYSYTKRFTALCHLVLGLGLALAPIGAYIAVTGHFALVPVLYSLTVLFWVSGFDIIYALQDEAFDREEKLHSIPSALGIKNALNVSVLLHILSATCVILPVFFTSFSWVYYVGIVFFCSMLIYQHLLVKPNDISKVNRAFQTLNGYASVVFAICFLIDAYLRHK, encoded by the coding sequence ATGAAAAAATACTTTTCACTCGTATTATTCGCCCACTCTGTTTTTGCGTTACCATTTGCCATGATTGGGTTCTTTTTGGGGGTAACCACAACAGAAAACCCATTTTCCTGGTATAAACTGATTTTGGTTCTGCTTTGTATGGTTTTTGCCAGAAACTCAGCTATGGCTTTTAACCGTTATCTCGATAGAAATATTGACGCCAAAAATCCACGTACTAAAATGCGCGATATCCCTGCAGGTAAAGTTTCGGCAAATGAGGCCTTGATTTTCGTTATTGCCAATTGTGTGCTTTTCGCCATTACCACCTATTTCATTAACCCGCTTTGTTTCTATTTATCGCCAGTTGCTTTATTTGTGGTTTTGTTTTATAGTTATACCAAGCGTTTCACGGCACTTTGTCATTTGGTATTAGGCCTGGGGTTGGCGCTCGCTCCTATTGGCGCATACATTGCCGTAACCGGACATTTTGCATTGGTTCCTGTATTATACTCTTTAACCGTATTGTTCTGGGTAAGTGGCTTCGATATTATTTACGCCCTGCAGGACGAAGCATTTGACCGTGAAGAAAAATTACATTCAATCCCATCGGCACTTGGCATTAAAAATGCTTTGAATGTTTCAGTGCTGTTGCATATACTCTCTGCCACCTGTGTTATTTTACCTGTGTTTTTTACATCCTTCAGCTGGGTTTATTACGTAGGTATTGTGTTTTTCTGTTCGATGTTGATTTATCAGCACTTACTGGTAAAACCAAATGATATCAGCAAAGTAAACAGGGCATTTCAAACCTTAAATGGTTATGCGTCGGTTGTATTTGCGATATGCTTTTTAATAGATGCGTATTTAAGACATAAATAA
- a CDS encoding oligoendopeptidase F: MIITKKPRTYIPQELSITWENLEPLFTELQNREINSTADLEHWLKDRSELEAALEEDFAWRYIKMSCDTANEELVKNFQYFATEIEPKISPLANELNKKFVESPFMDDLDKEKYFVYSRAIKKALELYRDENIELFTELQVKQQKYQSTTGAMSVELNGQEYTLEQASIFIKDLNREVRENAWKTIQQRRLIDKDDLNILFDELIKLRNQVALNAGFENYRDYMFQALGRFDYTPQDCYDFANAIEKEIVPILKEQAEKRREALGLDVLKPWDLEVSISGKPALKPFNNGEELIDKSIACFNAIDEKLGSKLATMKANKLFDVESRKGKAPGGYNYPLAETGAPFIFMNSANSLRDLTTMVHEGGHAIHTFLTANLELNDFKHCPSEVAELASMSMELISMDKWDVYFDNEEDLNRAKKEQLADVLKTLPWVAVIDQFQHWIYTNPNHTAADREETFKQIFNRFGAGFADWTDLEQQFGNGWQKQLHLFEVPFYYIEYAIAQLGAIAVWKNYKENPEKALEQYLAALALGYTKPMNEIYETAGIKFDFSAEYVKELANFVKTELEKLG; this comes from the coding sequence ATGATTATAACTAAGAAACCCAGAACATATATCCCACAGGAACTAAGCATTACCTGGGAAAATTTAGAACCACTTTTTACCGAACTTCAAAACCGCGAAATAAACAGCACGGCTGACTTAGAACACTGGTTAAAAGACCGTTCGGAGCTTGAAGCGGCCTTAGAAGAAGATTTTGCCTGGAGATATATTAAAATGAGCTGTGATACCGCAAATGAAGAACTGGTTAAAAACTTTCAATATTTCGCGACTGAAATAGAGCCAAAAATTTCTCCCTTAGCCAACGAACTGAACAAAAAATTTGTCGAAAGTCCGTTTATGGATGATTTGGACAAAGAAAAATATTTCGTTTACAGTCGTGCGATTAAAAAAGCATTGGAGCTTTACCGCGACGAAAACATTGAGCTGTTTACCGAATTACAGGTGAAACAACAAAAATACCAAAGTACTACAGGTGCCATGAGCGTTGAGCTAAACGGCCAGGAATATACTTTGGAGCAAGCCTCGATCTTTATCAAAGATTTAAACCGAGAGGTACGCGAAAATGCCTGGAAAACCATCCAGCAACGCCGTTTAATTGATAAAGATGACTTAAACATCCTGTTTGATGAGTTAATTAAACTGCGTAATCAGGTTGCTTTAAATGCAGGTTTTGAGAACTACCGCGATTATATGTTCCAGGCATTGGGCCGTTTTGATTATACCCCACAAGACTGTTACGATTTTGCCAATGCCATCGAGAAAGAGATTGTTCCGATTTTAAAAGAGCAGGCCGAAAAACGCCGTGAAGCTTTAGGGCTGGACGTGTTAAAACCCTGGGATTTAGAAGTGAGCATTAGTGGCAAACCAGCTTTAAAACCTTTTAACAATGGTGAAGAACTGATTGATAAAAGTATTGCCTGTTTTAATGCCATTGATGAAAAATTAGGTTCAAAACTGGCCACCATGAAAGCCAATAAACTTTTTGATGTAGAAAGCAGAAAAGGTAAGGCACCGGGTGGTTACAATTATCCATTGGCCGAAACTGGGGCTCCATTTATCTTCATGAACTCAGCAAATTCGTTGCGCGATTTAACCACAATGGTTCACGAAGGAGGACATGCGATTCATACTTTTTTAACCGCAAATTTAGAGTTAAACGACTTTAAACACTGTCCATCTGAAGTAGCAGAGCTGGCATCGATGAGTATGGAATTGATCTCAATGGATAAGTGGGATGTTTATTTCGACAATGAAGAAGATTTAAACCGTGCTAAAAAAGAACAGTTGGCCGATGTTTTAAAAACATTGCCATGGGTTGCCGTAATTGATCAGTTTCAACACTGGATTTACACCAATCCTAACCATACTGCAGCTGATCGCGAGGAAACTTTTAAGCAGATTTTTAACCGTTTTGGTGCTGGTTTTGCCGATTGGACAGATTTAGAACAACAATTTGGAAATGGCTGGCAAAAACAACTGCATTTATTCGAAGTTCCTTTTTATTATATCGAATATGCAATTGCCCAGTTAGGTGCCATTGCCGTTTGGAAAAACTATAAAGAAAATCCAGAAAAAGCTTTAGAACAATATTTAGCAGCGCTTGCTTTAGGTTATACCAAACCGATGAACGAAATATATGAAACTGCCGGAATCAAATTTGATTTCAGTGCAGAATATGTGAAGGAGCTGGCCAATTTTGTGAAAACAGAACTGGAAAAACTGGGATAA
- a CDS encoding MFS transporter, whose protein sequence is MIADTAQIKYIKERHQGLATLLAFALIPLSGFATDIYIPSLPTMAGEMQVSSVQVQLTLSIFLISYGVSQLFIGSVLDSFGRYKICLYALLIFAAASIVIATTHNIYLIYLMRIIHGLTVGAIVVAKRAYFVDLFEGDQLKHYLSLFSIIWSTGPIVAPFIGGYLQTVFGWESNFYFLAGFALVFALLELLFSGETLKHFTDFQLKKITRIYVEMIKTTSFTLGIVMLGLAYCMVMVYNMTGPFIIEHHLNFSPVIAGYSSLFLGFAWMVGGFIGKATINKPFFKRLMINSLFQVAFVVLMIISLNFVSNLWSLIFFAFLIHVGAGFTFNNYFTFCLSKFPKNAGIAGGLTGGITYVIVSFLSYGIVNLIPAKDERNLSYSYLIMILLSVLVMFIILRIRKKDEA, encoded by the coding sequence ATGATTGCAGATACCGCACAAATAAAATACATTAAAGAACGTCACCAGGGTTTGGCAACTTTACTGGCCTTTGCCTTAATTCCATTATCGGGTTTTGCTACCGATATTTACATCCCTTCGTTACCAACAATGGCTGGCGAAATGCAGGTAAGCAGTGTTCAGGTTCAGCTCACCTTAAGTATCTTTTTAATTAGCTATGGCGTTTCGCAACTTTTTATCGGGAGCGTGCTCGATAGCTTTGGCAGGTACAAGATCTGCCTGTATGCCTTATTGATTTTCGCAGCAGCAAGTATCGTTATTGCCACAACCCATAACATTTACCTTATTTATTTAATGCGCATCATCCATGGGCTTACTGTAGGTGCAATTGTGGTGGCAAAAAGAGCATATTTTGTCGATCTTTTCGAGGGCGATCAGTTAAAACATTACCTGAGTTTGTTTTCCATCATCTGGTCAACCGGACCAATTGTTGCACCTTTTATAGGTGGTTACCTTCAAACGGTATTTGGCTGGGAATCTAATTTCTATTTTCTGGCTGGTTTTGCGCTTGTTTTTGCCCTGTTAGAACTGTTGTTCAGTGGCGAAACCTTAAAACACTTTACCGATTTTCAACTGAAAAAAATTACAAGGATTTATGTTGAAATGATTAAAACCACCAGTTTTACATTGGGTATCGTTATGCTGGGTTTAGCCTACTGTATGGTGATGGTTTACAACATGACCGGTCCGTTTATTATTGAGCATCATTTAAATTTCTCACCGGTTATTGCAGGTTATAGTTCGCTGTTTTTAGGCTTTGCCTGGATGGTTGGCGGCTTTATCGGTAAGGCCACCATTAACAAGCCCTTTTTTAAAAGATTAATGATTAACTCGTTGTTTCAGGTTGCTTTTGTTGTGCTGATGATCATAAGCTTAAATTTTGTTTCAAACCTCTGGTCGTTAATTTTCTTCGCCTTTTTAATCCACGTAGGGGCAGGCTTTACCTTCAACAACTACTTTACTTTTTGTTTGAGCAAATTCCCGAAAAACGCTGGCATTGCAGGTGGATTAACCGGTGGAATTACTTACGTAATTGTTTCTTTTTTGAGTTATGGCATTGTAAATCTGATTCCGGCTAAAGATGAGCGAAACCTCAGCTACAGTTACCTGATCATGATCCTGTTATCGGTACTGGTGATGTTTATTATTCTTAGGATTAGGAAAAAGGATGAAGCGTAG
- a CDS encoding amino acid permease, whose amino-acid sequence MFEKLFRKKSISKILQDAAKGYGDHENTLHKTLGVRDLTAFGIAAIIGAGIFSTIGKASADGGPAVIFLFIFTAVACSFAAFAYAEFASMVPVSGSAYTYSYVAFGELVAWIIGWSLIMEYSIGNITVAISWSDYFTGLLSTIKIPPLGIEGIHVPDWMTMDYLSAYNGHKHAEALLAAGKNLADLDSATALANNAWLTAPKIGSFHLVADIPALGIIILITWLIYRGMKESRNASNAMVVVKLAVILLVLAVGIFYVDTKNWDPFAPNGVSGVLKGVSAVFFAYIGFDAISTTAEECKNPQRDLPRGMMWAIIICTILYVAIALVLTGIVKSDTLAVGDPLAFVFDQINLKLMSGIIAVSAVFAMASVLLVFQMGQPRIWMSMSRDGLLPKSFSKIHPKYKTPSFATIVVGFVVAVPSLFMNLTIVTDLCSIGTLFAFVLVCAGVLVLQNRPDVQRGKFKIPYVNSKFIIPVVLIATIIFAFTKYGKETKAFFFNSPKTIQTVTFVTSLSGDELKIVKEEIVKNAAPQIILAEKVDAESYLSALPADRYEQFISASKVPVEKKYESGWGLFKHKIPMWIFLIICVIITYYCITKNLSLIPVLGLISCLYMMCELGISNWIGFGIWLVVGLVVYFAYGYRHSKLAKIES is encoded by the coding sequence ATGTTCGAAAAGCTATTCAGAAAGAAATCCATTTCCAAGATATTACAAGATGCGGCAAAAGGCTATGGCGACCATGAAAACACATTACATAAAACACTAGGTGTACGCGATTTAACAGCTTTTGGAATTGCAGCGATTATTGGAGCAGGAATTTTTAGTACGATTGGTAAAGCAAGTGCTGATGGTGGCCCGGCAGTAATCTTTTTGTTTATTTTTACAGCAGTAGCCTGTAGTTTTGCGGCCTTTGCTTATGCAGAGTTTGCTTCGATGGTACCTGTTTCTGGTAGCGCTTACACCTATTCTTATGTAGCTTTCGGCGAATTGGTAGCCTGGATTATCGGTTGGTCGCTTATTATGGAATATTCAATCGGTAATATTACAGTAGCCATATCCTGGTCTGATTACTTTACCGGACTACTCTCCACCATCAAAATACCTCCCCTCGGCATCGAGGGCATCCATGTACCCGACTGGATGACAATGGATTACCTCAGTGCTTACAACGGACATAAACACGCGGAAGCCCTTTTGGCTGCTGGCAAAAACCTGGCAGACTTAGATTCGGCTACAGCCCTGGCCAATAATGCATGGCTTACGGCCCCAAAAATTGGCAGTTTTCACCTCGTTGCAGATATTCCTGCCTTAGGCATTATTATTTTAATTACCTGGTTAATTTACCGTGGCATGAAAGAAAGCCGCAATGCCAGCAACGCCATGGTAGTGGTTAAACTTGCGGTAATTCTTTTGGTATTAGCGGTAGGTATATTTTATGTAGACACCAAAAACTGGGATCCATTTGCTCCGAACGGTGTTTCCGGGGTTTTAAAAGGTGTTTCAGCAGTGTTTTTTGCCTATATCGGTTTCGATGCCATTTCTACAACAGCCGAAGAATGTAAAAATCCACAGCGCGATTTACCCCGCGGAATGATGTGGGCCATTATTATCTGTACCATCCTTTATGTGGCTATTGCACTGGTTTTAACCGGTATTGTTAAATCGGATACTTTAGCCGTTGGCGACCCGCTAGCATTCGTTTTTGATCAGATTAACTTAAAATTAATGAGTGGTATTATTGCAGTAAGTGCCGTATTTGCCATGGCCAGTGTACTTTTGGTTTTCCAAATGGGTCAACCCCGTATCTGGATGAGCATGAGCAGAGATGGCTTATTGCCAAAATCTTTTTCGAAAATCCATCCAAAATATAAAACACCCTCATTTGCAACTATTGTGGTTGGATTTGTAGTGGCTGTACCATCATTATTTATGAACCTGACCATCGTTACCGATCTGTGTTCTATCGGAACATTATTCGCTTTTGTACTGGTTTGTGCAGGGGTTTTGGTATTGCAGAACAGACCTGATGTTCAACGTGGAAAATTCAAAATACCTTATGTAAACAGTAAGTTTATTATTCCTGTTGTTTTAATTGCGACCATCATTTTTGCATTCACAAAATATGGGAAAGAAACCAAAGCCTTCTTTTTCAATTCGCCTAAAACAATCCAAACGGTAACTTTTGTTACTTCTTTAAGTGGCGATGAACTGAAAATTGTTAAAGAAGAAATTGTTAAAAATGCGGCTCCTCAAATTATTTTAGCAGAAAAAGTAGATGCAGAATCTTATTTAAGTGCATTACCGGCTGATCGTTACGAACAGTTTATTTCAGCATCAAAAGTACCTGTAGAAAAGAAATACGAAAGTGGCTGGGGTTTATTTAAACACAAAATCCCAATGTGGATTTTCCTGATCATCTGCGTAATCATTACCTACTACTGCATCACCAAAAACCTGTCGTTAATCCCTGTTCTAGGATTAATCAGCTGTTTGTACATGATGTGCGAGCTGGGCATTTCAAACTGGATCGGTTTCGGTATCTGGTTAGTGGTTGGGCTTGTGGTTTATTTTGCCTATGGTTACAGACATAGTAAATTGGCAAAAATTGAAAGTTAA